CGACATGGTCCGCCGCATCCGCCGGGTCCGTTACCGCGGCGAACTCGCCGAGGCTGCGGAGCAGGACGGTACTCAGCTGGAGGGTGCTGGGCAGGACGGCGTGCAGCCGGACCACGGCTCTCCGACCGTGACCGACGACGGCGAGAACGGCCCGCGCGAGGCCCGCTGAGCCCGGTGCTCCACTAAGCCCGGTGATCCACTGAGCCGCGCGCCCCTGAAGCGCGGAGACGCGCCGGGGCGCCCCGGCGTCGTCGCGCGTCTCTAAGGTCAGTCCGTGAGGGTCAGTCCGAGGACGGCGCGCGGCTTCCCAGGCGCTGCGCCACGTTGGCGCTGAGGTGTTCCAGGGAGTCCTTGAGCGTCTGGAATTCCTCCGTGTCGAGGGCCATGGCGTCCGCGATCGCATCCGGCACCGTGACCGCCTTGTCCCGGAGGTGCTGCCCGGCATTCGTGAGGTTCACCTGGACGCTCCGCTGGTCCTCCGGGACCTTCTCGCGGATGACCAGTCCCGTCGCTTCGAGCCTCTTGATGAGCGGGGTGACGGTGCCGTAGTCCAGGCCCAGTTTCTCGCCCAGCTCACCCATGGTCTGGGGCGCCTTCTCCCAGAGCGCGAGCATCGCCACGTACTGGGGGTACGTGAGCCCGAGGGTGTCGAGGATCGGGCGGTAGGCCGCCGTCACGAGGCGCTGTGCGGTGTAGAGGGAGAAGCACAGCTGGTCGCCTAGATCGAGGCCGTGTTGAGGTGTCGCCATACGTCCACGGTACAACTTGCGCGCAAGTTTTTTCGATAGATACCTTGCGCGCAAGGTGAAACTCGGATAGGTTCCTTGCGTGCAAGGTAATTTGCGCACCATTGATCAAGGAGTGAACGCCATGTCCCAGCCGATCCTGGAAACCGCCGCCGCCGAGTTCGCGGCCGCCACCGCTGAGCCTCCGTACCTCTTCGACCTCGGCCCCGTGGAAGGGCGCAAGGCTGTCCTTG
The nucleotide sequence above comes from Arthrobacter woluwensis. Encoded proteins:
- a CDS encoding MarR family winged helix-turn-helix transcriptional regulator, whose amino-acid sequence is MATPQHGLDLGDQLCFSLYTAQRLVTAAYRPILDTLGLTYPQYVAMLALWEKAPQTMGELGEKLGLDYGTVTPLIKRLEATGLVIREKVPEDQRSVQVNLTNAGQHLRDKAVTVPDAIADAMALDTEEFQTLKDSLEHLSANVAQRLGSRAPSSD